The region ATGCACTTTGTCTTGAAACCGTTCACGACAAAGACGTCGTCCGCTTCCGCCGTGGGAGCGCTTTTCTCAGTCTTGATGTCGTGTTTGAAATGGCCGTGCACGGAGTCGTATTTCATCTGGTAAGCGAAGTATTTCGCGTCGGTGGTGACATCGACCACGGCAACGACGTCGATTTCCTTGCCCAGAATCCCCTGGTCCGCGATCGCCTGGTACACGAGCCTTCCGATGCGGCCGAACCCGTTGATGCCAACTTTAAGTGCCATGAAAATCCTCCAATTTTAATTGTGAAAAGGTATATGTTATGTTTGGTTGTCTTTTCTTTTTATGTCAAAGGAGTACGGTGAAATTTCAGGGTTATTGCTTTCCAAAGAAGGTGTGAAAATATACTTTCACACTGAAGCGGCAGTCAAGTTTTAGGGATGCAGGTTGATGGATACTTTGTGATTTTTTTCTGAATAAAATAATCAAGAAAAATATAGAAATTATTGGCGCCTGCCGGGCAGGGCACCGGCCTGACGGCGAGGGCCGGGCAGCACCGCGCTCTTGCGACGGCCTCCGGTCGCCCCTGGCGCGGAAAGTCATCCGCTATTTTTCCAAACCAAGCGCAGGGGCGAAACCCTGCTTTAAACTTTGTGCTTCCTCATTCACCTCATGGAAATTGAAGGCGAATTACGAATAATCAAGAAACTTTGAAAAAATTATAGACGACGGCATGCGCCATCACGTATCATATGGATGGAAAAGTACTTGACTAAAGCTTGTCGAACCGTTTTTTATTTATGAGACCCTTCGACAGGCTCGGGGTGACATCAGCCAAAGGAGGGCTTTCATGAACTAGGTGGTGATAATCCGCTCCGCCATTTCCCCCGGCCCGGTATTCTCCCCCACCTTGACAACAAGGATTTCCACCTTCTTCCTGCCGAAATATTCCACGAGCGGATAGGTCTCGTATTCAAACGACGCGATCTTTTTATTGAAGATTTCCATCTCGCTGTCTTGCCGTTTGCCCCGGTCCTCAAATCCCTTTCCCGCTTCAGCATTTTTCTTGCGTGCCAAGGCAACTGATGCCGGGCAATCAAGATAGACCACTTTTTCCACAGCCACATTTATCTCTTTCAGAAAATCAGCTTGAACAATGCTTCTTGGAAATCCATTGAGAACAAGCATATCATTCCTTGGATTTAATTTTATCGCCTGGACAAAATGCCTGAATATTTTTCTCGCAACCGGCAGATGCGCTTTGTCAATGAGCTGTCCTTTCATCACTGATTCGACGTATTCACTCTCACTCTTGGTAAGTCCCGCATATCCCGGTTCGTCAATCACCCGCCTTAACTGACCGCCGAAGTCAAAATGGAAATACCGTTTTTCGGGCGTGGAGAATTTTTCCTGAATGTAATCGCCCAGCGGCGATTTGCCGGAATTGGAGGTGCCGAGAATGAGAATCGAAGAAATCATTCCAGTTTTTATTGAAGCGGGAAGGGTGGAAGGCGGAGCATAAAATGTTGCATACGATTCTCTTTTTGCACGTTTGAGTTGATAGTTGAGTTAAGGCATTTTGCGAGTCACCAAAAAATAGATTTTGGAGGCGGCAAGCCCAAGCCGCCCAACATGATTACCCAAAGTAGGTACAATTATTGCTGAATTCTTATGGTATCAAAAATAAGGAGGTCCTATGATCAAAAAAGCCGTTATCGCCCTTGTTTGCGGCGTCTTGTTCCTGAATTGCGCCGTGGGTTTTGTCGGTCGAAGGGGGCATGTAGTGATCGTGCCTGCGCTTCCGGAGATTGTTGAGGTGGATCCCGACGGTTATTACTATCAAGGCGACTATGTCTATTGGTACAACGGGGGCGTCTGGTTCTATGCAAGATCAAGGGGAGGGCCATGGATACGCTTGCCGCGGGAACGCTATCCCCATGACACCCATTTCAGACACCACGAGGAGCATCATGAAGAACGTTAATTAAGGCAGATAAATAATGGGGGTGTGCGTTCTATAAATACGGTCGCGGGGAATTTTAAGGTAACGCGCCCATATCGCATATCCCTCCTCATTTTATCCTAATAAAACCCGGGCGCTTCCTTTTCCCCTCCCCTTTTGCTATTTTCTTCTCAGCAAAACAATCAGAAAGAAATCACCATGCCGAATCTCAATATCTATCCTTTTTCAACAAAAAAGCCCGGCAGGAAAAGCCTTTTCTTCATCGCTGGCCCCTGCGTGATCGAATCAGAGGGCCTGTGCCTGGGCATCGCCGAAACGCTCGCCGCAGCGGCCGCGAAGGAAAATGCCGTCATCATTTTCAAGGCGTCCTACGACAAGGCGAACCGCACGTCCCGGTCGTCGTTCAGGGGACTGGGAATGAAACGCGGGCTCAAGATTCTCGAAAAGGTTAAATTGAAAACCGGCCTTCCGGTCCTCACCGACATCCATTCTCCGCAGCAGGCGGCCGAAGCCGCCGACGTGGCGGACATCCTGCAGATCCCGGCCTTTTTATGCAGGCAGACCGACCTGCTCGTCGCAGCGGCGAAGACCGGCAAGTTCGTTAATGTCAAGAAGGGCCAGTTCATGGCGCCGGCCGACATGAAATACTCGCTCGAAAAGGCCGGCAGGAAGGCGTGGATCACCGAGCGCGGCACCGTGTTCGGCTACAACAGGCTCGTGGTTGACTTTGCGGGAATCCCCGTTTTGAAAAGGCTCGGCGCGCCCGTGATTTTCGACGCCACGCACAGCGTGCAGACGCCGGGCGGCGGCAGGGGGCGCTCGTCGGGAAACCGCGACCTCGCGCTGCCGCTCGCGCGAGCTGCCGTGTGCATGGGCGTTGACGGGCTGTTCTTTGAGATCCATCCGAACCCGGAAAAGGCATTGTGTGATAAAGACAACACCATTTCGGTGAAGGAGTTTGTGAAGAATATTCCGAGGTTGGGGGACTTGTTTGATGAAGTGAGTTCGTGGAAATAAAAAAGGCTGATACTATGGTACCAGCCCGCCGACATTTTCACTGATTCACATCCGCGTCAAGCGTTAACGCTCAAACGCTCCACCTTTTCTCTGCGCTTCTGCGGTGAATCTTGTTTTAATCTCAACAGGGATTGCTTCGTCGCAAAGAACTCCTCGCAATGACACGTCTTTTCTCAACTCATCAAGGTAGTAACGTTCTAACGCATTAACGCTCCAACTCTTTCTTACCACACCACAATCCGCTCCGTCCTCACCAGCCCCAGCGCGTCCACTCTTCCCACATAAACGCCGCCTGACCAATTCCCTTTATTTTGGGGAATGATCTGCTCGCCCGAGCCTATGCCGCTTGCTCCGTACATGAAGCGTCCTGACGCATCTGAAACAGACACCCGGTACTGCGTGGCGGTCGGCGGCAGCCTGAACGCGAGCCTGCCGTCCGCCCTGCTGTAGAAAACATACGGCGTGAGGCAGGTGCCCGAAACAACGCGGCCCCACTGCACCGTGGAACTGCCGTGCGCGTCGCGGAAATCGATGCCGGTCTGCGAGAGCGCGCCCGCGCTGGTGAACAGGGCCGACAACTCGAACCCGGCCTGCGATGCGTCCACGAACCAGGCGTACCGCTGGACAAAGGAGAGGTCTTCAAGCATGGCGATGACCTGCGGCACGAACGTGTCCACCTGCGCCTGCGTGAGCGCGGCCGCGTTGCTGCCGCACCAGCCAAGCGTTTTGCAGTCGGGCGCCCCGAATTCGGTGAGCCAGATCGGCTTCTGGTATTTGTTGTAGGCGTTGGTGAGGAACGTCTTGAGCGCCGACACCGCGTTGGCGGCGTTGGGCGGCGCGTAGTAATGGAGGCAGATGAAATCGACGCGGTAATTGTTCGCGGCGGCCTGCGACATGAAATCGTCGAGCCACGTGCCCGGGCTCGACGGCGCCGGGCTGCCGAGGATGAGCCCGGTCGAGATCAGCTTCGGCCACAGGCTGATGGCCTGCGCCACGGTCATGTTGGCCTGGCTGCCCAGGTCGGGCTCGTTGAAGCCGAGCAGGTAATGGTACGTGCCGTTGTTTTTCCCTGTTGTCAAGGCGCTGACGGCCTGGTCGGTCACGAAGTTCGTTCCCCAGAGCATGGGCACGAATTCCATCGGCTGATAGCCTGCGGGCACGGAACCTGAATGCGGGCTGCTGCCCCAGTCATAATACCAGCTCGCATCGGCAAGCGCCAGATTGGCCGGGCCGTACTTTGCGGCCGCAATGCCTTTTTTGGGCGTGACGATGGTTGCCGCATTCTCCTTGCCATAACCCGGTAGGAAAAAAAACATTAAAGCGGTTAAAAGCAGTACACTTCCCCTACGCGCGGTTTTCATCAAATGCCTCCCTTTATAATAGGAATAAGGAACTGCCCAGCCCCCTTAGTAATTTACCTAAAAAAAGGGACTTTTTCAACCTTTATCATCAAGGCTGGATAAAAAAAGGGCCGCCTGTTTTCAAGCGGCCCTATCCACCATTTTACAGGGATTAATCGATTATTAAACAGAAACCCCATCCCTGCATTATTTATGGTCGCTGAAAGTGTTTTTAAAGTTTAAAAATAAAAGACTTTTTGCGGGGAAAGTCAGCCTATCTCATAACACCTTAATAATCATGGCGCCTGCCGGTCACGGCACCGTTCCTTCTTCCGGGCCCCGCTATTCGCCTCGTTGCCGGACCGCCCGAAGTCGCCTTCGGCGAAGGGTGCTCCCGGCGGATGGTTAGGACTTGAATCGGGCGGTACCTGGCTGCACCCAGGAGGGGATAGCGGAGGACCGGTAGCGTGCTTTTCCGGAAACGGGTTCGAAGGATATGATGTGGAGCGCGACCGGGCCGGAGCGAGGGGGATACTTTCCCCCCATCAAAATTATTTTTAGTTACCGTTTAACTGCCTTGACAAATACCTCTCCCGCGCCTCCTCGCTCTTCCGCTCATCCCTCTTGTCAAGCATGACTTCCCACACTTTTTTCTCGTCCAGGTCGAACAGCTCATGGATGAGCTTGAGGTAATATGCCGCGCCGCGCGAGGCGAGGCGGTGCAGGAAGAGGATCTTGTTCTCGGTGACGAGCTCGTCGAACACGGAATCATCGGGAATGGGCGTGGCCGTGACCCTGCCGGGGAACAGCCTGCGCAGCGCGGCGAGAAAGCTGTTCTGGCGCAGCGTGTCGCGGTAGAAATTGGGGATTATCTTTGTGATCCTGCCGCCCCCGGGATGTTCCTGCGAGAGCATTTTCTCCATTTCGACGACGCCGTCCACCGCGAACTGCCTGAGTTCAACGGGTACGAAGATCTCGCCGCAGGCGTACACCGAGGAGATCTGCAGCCGGCCCATGCCGGGCGCGTTGTCGATGAGGACGAAATCGTAGAAGCGGCCGAGGTCGCATGCGTCAAGACAACGGCGCAGGCCGTGCACGTCGGCAACGTCGGCGTCGCACAGCGCCTGCGACGACGTCACCACGTGCAGGCCGGCAAGCTCCGTGGAGCGCACGCAGCGCAGGAACACGCCGGCCGCCTCGTGCGCGGGCACGCGGTACACGTCGCGGATGCCCGGCGAGCACACGCCCGCGCCCAGCATTGCCGAAAGGTTGTGCTGGCTGTCGTTATCGATCGCGAGCACCTTGAAGCCCACGAGCGACAGCGCCTGCGCGGTGCAGCCGGTGAAGGTGGTTTTTCCGACTCCGCCTTTGCGATTTAAAATGGATACTATTTTCATATAATGAATATATCTTTTTACGCTACGTTGAATTTTACAAAGGGAAATCTATTTCTCTTACTTTCTATTGATGTTGTGGGGGCTCCACCCCCACACCCCGGCGCTGATGGCGGAGAAAAAAAACCAAAACCGGAAATTGTTTTATGCCCGGCGTTAGGCGGGACTGGAGGCCGCGCTGGAGCGCGGTGGTGCCCGTCCCCTCGCCGACAGGCATATAAGGGCCGGCAGCCCGAGCCGAAGGACGACGACCCTTGTGACCCTTGGAAATCCCTGACGAGGGAGAAGCACCCGAAGGGGTGGACCGGAAGGACGGCCGACCCCGCGAAGCGGGGGAACGCCCACGTTTTTATTTTTTGTGTTTGTCTATTTTCTCCGCTGGCGGTCTATTTTCCCCAGCTCATTCAAACGCTTTTTAGCAATTTGGCACTGTTCATCGGCGGTCTTCGAGGAACATCCTGAAAACTCAATGAAATAGTTCCACGCCTTCACCGCCTCGATGAGTTCGGCCTGTGCGTAACTGTCAAGCGCTGCTTTTTTGTCAAGCGTTGACGCCTGGTAAAACAATATCTCGCGCTTGAAGTCGGCGGTGAACGGCACCACGGAGCCGGCCTGCGACGCGAGCGCCGCGTCGAGCCTTGCCTTTGCGTCGTCGAACATGCCGAGCATGTGGTAGGTTTCGCCGAGGTACGCGTCGATGGCCGGGTCGGAATAGTGCGCCCGCAGGTGCTCGAGGGTTTTCCTCGCCTTGTCGTACTGGCGCTCCTGCTTGAGGTAAATTGCGGCGAGCCTGATCTGCGCTTCGAGATATTCATTGGCGAGCCCGCCCTTTTCCATCGGCGGCACGAGCCGATACACGCCCTCCGCGTCCTCCCAGCGGCTGTTGCGCTCCATGATTTTCCCGCGGTCAAGCAGCCCGGCCGCGGGCGATTCGGTGTAATGCGGCGCGGCGCTTTCGATGGTGTGCATGCGTCGCAGGGCGACGAGCGACAGGATGAGGGCAGCCAGCGACAAGACGAACGCAATGGCGCTGAAACTTCTTCTGAACGAGAAGGGCACCATGAGCCGCCTGCCGATGCCCCAGTTCGTCAGCGACTGGAGGCTCGCCTGCAGGTCGTCGATGATCTCATGTGCGGTGCCGGGCCGGTGGTCCGCGTTCTTCGACAGCAGCTTGTCGATGAGCTCCTCGGTGAGCGACGAAACCGACGGCCGGACCTTGTTGACCGGCGTGTAGTTGCACTCGCTGATCTTCTTGATGAGGGCGGTGAGGTTCTCTCCTGTAAAGGGCTTCCGTCCCGTGACGAGCTCGTACATCACGATGCCCAGGGAGAAAAAGTCGCTCCGGATGTCAAGCGCTCCGCCCGCGAGCTGCTCCGGCGACATATAGTGGAAGGTGCCCA is a window of Chitinivibrionales bacterium DNA encoding:
- a CDS encoding glycoside hydrolase family protein, which produces MKTARRGSVLLLTALMFFFLPGYGKENAATIVTPKKGIAAAKYGPANLALADASWYYDWGSSPHSGSVPAGYQPMEFVPMLWGTNFVTDQAVSALTTGKNNGTYHYLLGFNEPDLGSQANMTVAQAISLWPKLISTGLILGSPAPSSPGTWLDDFMSQAAANNYRVDFICLHYYAPPNAANAVSALKTFLTNAYNKYQKPIWLTEFGAPDCKTLGWCGSNAAALTQAQVDTFVPQVIAMLEDLSFVQRYAWFVDASQAGFELSALFTSAGALSQTGIDFRDAHGSSTVQWGRVVSGTCLTPYVFYSRADGRLAFRLPPTATQYRVSVSDASGRFMYGASGIGSGEQIIPQNKGNWSGGVYVGRVDALGLVRTERIVVW
- a CDS encoding ParA family protein, which gives rise to MKIVSILNRKGGVGKTTFTGCTAQALSLVGFKVLAIDNDSQHNLSAMLGAGVCSPGIRDVYRVPAHEAAGVFLRCVRSTELAGLHVVTSSQALCDADVADVHGLRRCLDACDLGRFYDFVLIDNAPGMGRLQISSVYACGEIFVPVELRQFAVDGVVEMEKMLSQEHPGGGRITKIIPNFYRDTLRQNSFLAALRRLFPGRVTATPIPDDSVFDELVTENKILFLHRLASRGAAYYLKLIHELFDLDEKKVWEVMLDKRDERKSEEARERYLSRQLNGN
- a CDS encoding nucleoside monophosphate kinase, translating into MISSILILGTSNSGKSPLGDYIQEKFSTPEKRYFHFDFGGQLRRVIDEPGYAGLTKSESEYVESVMKGQLIDKAHLPVARKIFRHFVQAIKLNPRNDMLVLNGFPRSIVQADFLKEINVAVEKVVYLDCPASVALARKKNAEAGKGFEDRGKRQDSEMEIFNKKIASFEYETYPLVEYFGRKKVEILVVKVGENTGPGEMAERIITT
- a CDS encoding protein kinase produces the protein MPDTKKIKINTPAGHDQPVPPPPDQFIGAAIGNCRVIEKINEGGTAFIYKAHNIPFDLDRVVKVLKPSLADEEDFFARFRQEAQLTARLDHPNILRVFDTGEVGGHFYIEMEYLAGQTLRDYMRANPKISEREVLNIALQVARALDYAHHAEISGPSGEVIHGILHRDIKPENIMITPAKQVKLMDFGAAKPLSITSSTMQGMIVGTFHYMSPEQLAGGALDIRSDFFSLGIVMYELVTGRKPFTGENLTALIKKISECNYTPVNKVRPSVSSLTEELIDKLLSKNADHRPGTAHEIIDDLQASLQSLTNWGIGRRLMVPFSFRRSFSAIAFVLSLAALILSLVALRRMHTIESAAPHYTESPAAGLLDRGKIMERNSRWEDAEGVYRLVPPMEKGGLANEYLEAQIRLAAIYLKQERQYDKARKTLEHLRAHYSDPAIDAYLGETYHMLGMFDDAKARLDAALASQAGSVVPFTADFKREILFYQASTLDKKAALDSYAQAELIEAVKAWNYFIEFSGCSSKTADEQCQIAKKRLNELGKIDRQRRK
- the kdsA gene encoding 3-deoxy-8-phosphooctulonate synthase, whose amino-acid sequence is MPNLNIYPFSTKKPGRKSLFFIAGPCVIESEGLCLGIAETLAAAAAKENAVIIFKASYDKANRTSRSSFRGLGMKRGLKILEKVKLKTGLPVLTDIHSPQQAAEAADVADILQIPAFLCRQTDLLVAAAKTGKFVNVKKGQFMAPADMKYSLEKAGRKAWITERGTVFGYNRLVVDFAGIPVLKRLGAPVIFDATHSVQTPGGGRGRSSGNRDLALPLARAAVCMGVDGLFFEIHPNPEKALCDKDNTISVKEFVKNIPRLGDLFDEVSSWK